The following proteins are encoded in a genomic region of Brachypodium distachyon strain Bd21 chromosome 1, Brachypodium_distachyon_v3.0, whole genome shotgun sequence:
- the LOC100843101 gene encoding 60S ribosomal protein L8, with protein sequence MGRVIRAQRKGAAGSVFKSHTHHRKGPARFRALDYGERHGYLKGVVTEIVHDPGRGAPLARVDFREPVRYKHRKELFVAAEGMYTGQSLYCGRRAALSVGNVLPLAALPEGSVVCNVEERVGDRGALARASGDYAIVVSHNSDAGTTRIKLPSGAKKVVQSGCRAMVGQVAGGGRTEKPLLKAGNAYHKYRVKRNCWPRVRGVAMNPVDHPHGGGNHQHIGHASTVRRDAPPGAKTGQVAARRTGRRRGQDAVNAAKASLN encoded by the exons ATGGGGCGCGTGATCAGGGCGCAGCGCAAGGGCGCGGCGGGTTCCGTGTTCAAGTCCCACACGCACCACCGCAAGGGTCCCGCCCGGTTCCGGGCGCTGGACTACGGCGAGCGGCACGGGTACCTCAAGGGCGTGGTGACGGAGATCGTGCACGACCCCGGCCGCGGCGCGCCGCTGGCCCGCGTCGACTTCCGCGAACCGGTGCGCTACAAGCACCGCAAGGAGCTCTTCGTGGCCGCCGAGGGCATGTACACGGGGCAGAGCCTCTactgcggccgccgcgccgcgctctCCGTCGGCAACGTGCTCCCGCTCGCGGCGCTCCCCGAGGGCTCCGTCGTCTGCAACGTCGAGGAGCGCGTCGGCGACCGCGGCGCCCTCGCCCGCGCCTCCGGCGACTACGCCATCGTCGTCAGCCACAACTCCGACGCCGGCACCACCAG GATCAAGCTGCCGTCGGGGGCGAAGAAGGTGGTGCAGAGCGGGTGCAGGGCGATGGTGGGGCaggtggcgggcggcgggaggacGGAGAAGCCGCTGCTGAAAGCCGGCAACGCGTACCACAAGTACAGGGTGAAGAGGAACTGCTGGCCCAGGGTGCGCGGCGTCGCCATGAACCCCGTCGACCACCCGCACGGAGGCGGCAACCACCAGCACATTGGCCACGCCTCCACCGTCCGCCGCGACGCGCCTCCGGGGGCCAAGACCGGCCAGGTCGCCGCACGGAGGACCGGCAGGCGCAGGGGGCAAGACGCCGTCAACGCTGCCAAGGCGTCGCTCAATTAG
- the LOC100843403 gene encoding uncharacterized protein LOC100843403, with translation MAAWVAQSGGRGRSSWKHGWAARALATASLPPARLLAFFGIVVFFLAVSSYVDYRAIERRAEIGARVFAAPLALTAAFLVVAALGSCRRSRHGGWTLRRRAVVAPAASSDQAGSPWAVAAAVAVLLVMVSFQPAVHSLWFRPLWGSDYYS, from the coding sequence ATGGCGGCGTGGGTGGCGCAGTCGGGCGGCAGGGGCCGGTCGAGCTGGAAGCACGGGTGGGCGGCGCGTGCGCTGGCCACGGCGTcgctcccgccggcgcggcTGCTGGCCTTCTTCGGcatcgtcgtcttcttcctcgccgtctcctcctACGTCGACTACCGGGCCATCGAGCGCCGCGCCGAGATCGGCGCCCGCGTCTTCGCCGccccgctcgcgctcaccgccgccttcctcgtcgtcgccgccctcggctcctgccgccgctcccgccaCGGCGGATGgacgctccgccgccgcgccgtggTGGCCCCGGCGGCCTCGTCGGATCAGGCGGGCTCGCCGtgggccgtggcggcggcggtggccgtgcTGCTGGTGATGGTGTCGTTCCAGCCGGCCGTGCACTCGCTCTGGTTCAGGCCGCTCTGGGGATCAGACTACTACTCCTAG
- the LOC100833436 gene encoding protein EXPORTIN 1A isoform X1, protein MADKLRDLSQPIDVPVLDATVAAFYGTGSKEERNAADQILRELQNNPDMWLQVVHILQNSQNLNTKFFALQVLESVIKYRWNALPTEQRDGMKNYVSDVIVQLSSNEASFRQERLYVNKLNIILVQVLKHEWPARWSSFIPDLVAAAKSSETICENCMAILKLLSEEIFDFSRGEMTQLKIKELKSSLNSEFRLVHELCLYVLSATQSSELIRATLATLHAFLSWIPVGFIFESPLLETLLKFFPMAAYRNLTLQCLTEVAALQFGDFYDMQYVKMYTIFMMQLQAILPPGPATIPDAYANGSNEEQAFIQNLALFFTAFFKNHMRILEASPENRAALLLGLEYLIGISYVDDTEVFKVCLDYWNVFVLELFEAHNQMEPATAAVSMMGLQAQMIPGVIDGTVTAVQQRRQLYSGPLSKLRMLMICRMAKPEEVLIVEDENGNIVRETMKDNDVLVQYKIMRETLIYLSHLDHEDTEQQMLKKLSKQLNGEDWSWNNLNTLCWAIGSISGSMVEEQENRFLVMVIRDLLNLCEITKGKDNKAVIASNIMYVVGQYPRFLRAHWKFLKTVVNKLFEFMHEMHPGVQDMACDTFLKIVQKCKRKFVTQQVGENEPFVSELLSNLTTTILDLEPHQIHTFYESVGHMIQAESDNTKRDEYLKRLMSLPNLKWAEIIGQAGQSIDILKNQDVIRSVLNILQTNTSVANSLGPHFFPQISLIFLDMLTVYRMYSELVSSTIAEGGPYASKSSFVKLLRSIKRETLKLIETFVDKAEDLPHLGKQFVPPMMDPVLGDYARNVPDARESEVLSLFATIINKYKGEMLDDVPRIFEAVFQCTLEMITKNFEDYPEHRLKFFSLLRAIGTHCFQALIQLSSQQLKLVIDSINWAFRHTERNIAETGLSLLLEILKNFQASAFQNQFYKTYFLNIEQEIFAVLTDSFHKPGFKLHVLVLQHLFCVVDGLTEPLWDASSVPYQYTDNAMFVRDYTVKLLGASFPNIAPAEVTKFVDGLLSSKHDLPSFKNHIRDFLVQSKEFSVQDNKDLYAEEAAVQRERERQRMLAIPGLIAPSELQDEMLDS, encoded by the exons atGGCGGACAAACTAAGGGATCTGAGCCAGCCCATAGACGTCCCGGTGCTGGacgccaccgtcgccgccttcTACGGCACCGGATCTAAGGAGGAG aGGAATGCTGCCGATCAGATATTGCGGGAGCTGCAGAATAATCCTGACATGTGGCTGCAAGTAGTCCACATTCTGCAGAATTCTCAGAACTTGAACACAAAGTTCTTTGCCCTCCAA GTACTTGAAAGTGTTATCAAGTACAGGTGGAATGCGTTGCCGACTGAGCAACGCGATGGCATGAAGAATTACGTATCTGATGTTATTGTTCAG CTCTCAAGTAATGAGGCTTCCTTTCGACAAGAGAGACTTTATGTTAATAAACTCAACATTATATTGGTGCAG GTTCTGAAGCATGAGTGGCCAGCCAGGTGGTCATCCTTCATTCCTGACCTTGTTGCAGCGGCAAAGAGTAGTGAAACGATATGTGAAAATTGCATGGCTATATTAAAG CTTTTAAGTGAAGAAATTTTTGATTTTTCAAGAGGCGAAATGACACAGCTGAAGATTAAAGAACTCAAGTCTTCACTTAACAG CGAATTTCGTCTTGTCCATGAGCTTTGTTTGTATGTCCTATCTGCAACACAAAGTTCGGAGCTGATCCGTGCTACGTTGGCTACACTTCATGCTTTCTTATCATGGATTCCTGTCGGATTCATCTTTGAATCGCCATTG CTGGAGACGTTGTTGAAGTTCTTTCCTATGGCTGCTTATCGGAACCTTACACTTCAGTGCTTAACAGAG GTTGCTGCTCTTCAGTTTGGTGATTTTTATGATATGCAGTATGTGAAGATGTACACAATTTTCATGATGCAGTTGCAG GCTATTCTTCCTCCTGGTCCTGCAACGATTCCCGATGCCTATGCTAATGGTTCCAATGAAGAACAGGCATTCATACAAAATCTGGCGCTCTTCTTCACCGCGTTCTTTAAG AATCATATGCGTATACTGGAGGCATCTCCAGAAAATAGAGCTGCATTACTCCTGGGTCTTGAGTACCTCATTGGAATTTCATATGTTGATGACACTGAGGTTTTTAAG GTATGCTTGGATTACTGGAATGTATTTGTCTTGGAGCTATTTGAAGCACACAATCAAATGGAGCCTGCAACAGCAGCTGTAAGCATGATGGGACTTCAG GCTCAGATGATCCCTGGAGTTATTGATGGTACTGTTACGGCTGTTCAGCAAAGGAGACAGCTTTACTCAGGCCCACTGTCAAAATTGAGAATGTTGATGATTTGTCGTATGGCAAAGCCTGAGGAAGTATTGATTGTGGAAGATGAGAATGGCAATATTGTACGCGAAACAATGAAAGATAATGACGTCCTTGTCCAGTATAAG ATCATGAGGGAAACACTGATCTATTTGTCTCATCTTGATCATGAGGATACAGAACAACAG aTGTTGAAGAAATTGAGTAAGCAATTAAATGGAGAAGACTGGAGTTGGAATAACCTCAATACTCTCTGCTGGGCTATCGGATCAATATCTGGTTCTATGGTGGAGGAACAG GAGAATAGATTTTTGGTAATGGTCATTCGCGATTTGCTAAATCTCTGTGAAATCACCAAGGGGAAAGACAATAAAGCTGTAATTGCAAGCAACATCAT GTATGTGGTTGGTCAGTATCCAAGATTTCTAAGGGCTCACTGGAAATTTCTGAAAACGGTGGTCAACAAGTTGTTTGAGTTCATGCATGAGATGCATCCTGGAGTTCAG GATATGGCGTGTGATACTTTTCTGAAAATTGTTCAGAAATGCAAGCGCAAGTTTGTGACCCAACAG GTGGGCGAGAATGAACCATTTGTTTCTGAGCTGCTCTCCAACCTTACTACAACAATTCTTGATCTTGAGCCGCACCAGATtcacactttttatgaatcg GTTGGCCACATGATTCAAGCTGAATCTGATAATACTAAGAGGGACGAATACCTCAAGAGACTGATGAGCCTTCCTAATCTG AAATGGGCTGAAATAATTGGGCAGGCAGGCCAAAGCATTGATATTCTGAAGAACCAAGATGTTATCAGATCTGTGCTGAACATCTTACAG ACAAACACAAGTGTTGCAAATTCGCTTGGACCACACTTCTTCCCACAAATTTCACTAATCTTCCTGGACATGCTGACAGTTTACAG AATGTACAGCGAGCTTGTATCAAGCACAATTGCTGAAGGAGGACCTTATGCCTCGAAGTCCTCGTTTGTAAAACTCTTGAG ATCTATCAAGAGGGAAACATTGAAGTTGATTGAGACCTTTGTGGACAAAGCCGAAGATCTACCACACCTTGGGAAGCAGTTTGTTCCTCCAATGATGGATCCTGTTCTTGGAGACTATGCTAGAAATGTCCCTGATGCGAGGGAATCTGAAGTTTTGTCCCTTTTTGCAACTATTATAAACAA GTACAAAGGTGAAATGCTTGACGATGTGCCTCGTATATTTGAAGCTGTTTTCCAGTGTACTCTCGAG ATGATTACTAAAAACTTTGAAGATTATCCTGAGCACCGCCTTAAATTTTTCTCTTTGCTTCGTGCTATTGGCACCCATTGCTTCCAAGCTTTAATTCAGCTTTCAAGTCAG CAATTGAAGCTTGTTATCGATTCAATCAATTGGGCATTTAGACATACAGAGAGAAACATTGCTGAGACTGGCCTTAGTCTGTTGCTGGAAATTCTGAAGAATTTTCAG GCTTCAGCATTCCAGAATCAGTTCTATaaaacatattttttgaatatcGAGCAAGAGATTTTCGCAGTTCTCACAGACTCATTCCATAAGCCCGGTTTCAAGCTTCATGTTTTGGTGCTACAGCACTTGTTTTGTGTG GTTGATGGTCTAACTGAGCCTCTATGGGATGCTTCCTCAGTACCATACCAATATACTGATAATGCTATGTTCGTTCGAGACTATACTGTAAAACTTCTTGGAGCATCATTTCCTAACATTGCGCCTGCTGAG GTGACCAAGTTTGTTGATGGGCTTCTTAGTTCGAAACATGATCTTCCAAGCTTTAAAAATCATATAAGAGACTTCCTGGTGCAGTCAAAGGAGTTCTCCGTGCAG GATAACAAGGATCTGTATGCCGAAGAGGCTGCTGTACAAAGAGAGCGGGAACGGCAACGGATGCTTGCTATTCCAGGGCTGATTGCCCCAAGCGAATTGCAAGACGAGATGTTAGATTCATAG
- the LOC100833436 gene encoding protein EXPORTIN 1A isoform X2 translates to MADKLRDLSQPIDVPVLDATVAAFYGTGSKEERNAADQILRELQNNPDMWLQVVHILQNSQNLNTKFFALQVLESVIKYRWNALPTEQRDGMKNYVSDVIVQLSSNEASFRQERLYVNKLNIILVQVLKHEWPARWSSFIPDLVAAAKSSETICENCMAILKLLSEEIFDFSRGEMTQLKIKELKSSLNSEFRLVHELCLYVLSATQSSELIRATLATLHAFLSWIPVGFIFESPLLETLLKFFPMAAYRNLTLQCLTEVAALQFGDFYDMQYVKMYTIFMMQLQAILPPGPATIPDAYANGSNEEQAFIQNLALFFTAFFKNHMRILEASPENRAALLLGLEYLIGISYVDDTEVFKVCLDYWNVFVLELFEAHNQMEPATAAAQMIPGVIDGTVTAVQQRRQLYSGPLSKLRMLMICRMAKPEEVLIVEDENGNIVRETMKDNDVLVQYKIMRETLIYLSHLDHEDTEQQMLKKLSKQLNGEDWSWNNLNTLCWAIGSISGSMVEEQENRFLVMVIRDLLNLCEITKGKDNKAVIASNIMYVVGQYPRFLRAHWKFLKTVVNKLFEFMHEMHPGVQDMACDTFLKIVQKCKRKFVTQQVGENEPFVSELLSNLTTTILDLEPHQIHTFYESVGHMIQAESDNTKRDEYLKRLMSLPNLKWAEIIGQAGQSIDILKNQDVIRSVLNILQTNTSVANSLGPHFFPQISLIFLDMLTVYRMYSELVSSTIAEGGPYASKSSFVKLLRSIKRETLKLIETFVDKAEDLPHLGKQFVPPMMDPVLGDYARNVPDARESEVLSLFATIINKYKGEMLDDVPRIFEAVFQCTLEMITKNFEDYPEHRLKFFSLLRAIGTHCFQALIQLSSQQLKLVIDSINWAFRHTERNIAETGLSLLLEILKNFQASAFQNQFYKTYFLNIEQEIFAVLTDSFHKPGFKLHVLVLQHLFCVVDGLTEPLWDASSVPYQYTDNAMFVRDYTVKLLGASFPNIAPAEVTKFVDGLLSSKHDLPSFKNHIRDFLVQSKEFSVQDNKDLYAEEAAVQRERERQRMLAIPGLIAPSELQDEMLDS, encoded by the exons atGGCGGACAAACTAAGGGATCTGAGCCAGCCCATAGACGTCCCGGTGCTGGacgccaccgtcgccgccttcTACGGCACCGGATCTAAGGAGGAG aGGAATGCTGCCGATCAGATATTGCGGGAGCTGCAGAATAATCCTGACATGTGGCTGCAAGTAGTCCACATTCTGCAGAATTCTCAGAACTTGAACACAAAGTTCTTTGCCCTCCAA GTACTTGAAAGTGTTATCAAGTACAGGTGGAATGCGTTGCCGACTGAGCAACGCGATGGCATGAAGAATTACGTATCTGATGTTATTGTTCAG CTCTCAAGTAATGAGGCTTCCTTTCGACAAGAGAGACTTTATGTTAATAAACTCAACATTATATTGGTGCAG GTTCTGAAGCATGAGTGGCCAGCCAGGTGGTCATCCTTCATTCCTGACCTTGTTGCAGCGGCAAAGAGTAGTGAAACGATATGTGAAAATTGCATGGCTATATTAAAG CTTTTAAGTGAAGAAATTTTTGATTTTTCAAGAGGCGAAATGACACAGCTGAAGATTAAAGAACTCAAGTCTTCACTTAACAG CGAATTTCGTCTTGTCCATGAGCTTTGTTTGTATGTCCTATCTGCAACACAAAGTTCGGAGCTGATCCGTGCTACGTTGGCTACACTTCATGCTTTCTTATCATGGATTCCTGTCGGATTCATCTTTGAATCGCCATTG CTGGAGACGTTGTTGAAGTTCTTTCCTATGGCTGCTTATCGGAACCTTACACTTCAGTGCTTAACAGAG GTTGCTGCTCTTCAGTTTGGTGATTTTTATGATATGCAGTATGTGAAGATGTACACAATTTTCATGATGCAGTTGCAG GCTATTCTTCCTCCTGGTCCTGCAACGATTCCCGATGCCTATGCTAATGGTTCCAATGAAGAACAGGCATTCATACAAAATCTGGCGCTCTTCTTCACCGCGTTCTTTAAG AATCATATGCGTATACTGGAGGCATCTCCAGAAAATAGAGCTGCATTACTCCTGGGTCTTGAGTACCTCATTGGAATTTCATATGTTGATGACACTGAGGTTTTTAAG GTATGCTTGGATTACTGGAATGTATTTGTCTTGGAGCTATTTGAAGCACACAATCAAATGGAGCCTGCAACAGCAGCT GCTCAGATGATCCCTGGAGTTATTGATGGTACTGTTACGGCTGTTCAGCAAAGGAGACAGCTTTACTCAGGCCCACTGTCAAAATTGAGAATGTTGATGATTTGTCGTATGGCAAAGCCTGAGGAAGTATTGATTGTGGAAGATGAGAATGGCAATATTGTACGCGAAACAATGAAAGATAATGACGTCCTTGTCCAGTATAAG ATCATGAGGGAAACACTGATCTATTTGTCTCATCTTGATCATGAGGATACAGAACAACAG aTGTTGAAGAAATTGAGTAAGCAATTAAATGGAGAAGACTGGAGTTGGAATAACCTCAATACTCTCTGCTGGGCTATCGGATCAATATCTGGTTCTATGGTGGAGGAACAG GAGAATAGATTTTTGGTAATGGTCATTCGCGATTTGCTAAATCTCTGTGAAATCACCAAGGGGAAAGACAATAAAGCTGTAATTGCAAGCAACATCAT GTATGTGGTTGGTCAGTATCCAAGATTTCTAAGGGCTCACTGGAAATTTCTGAAAACGGTGGTCAACAAGTTGTTTGAGTTCATGCATGAGATGCATCCTGGAGTTCAG GATATGGCGTGTGATACTTTTCTGAAAATTGTTCAGAAATGCAAGCGCAAGTTTGTGACCCAACAG GTGGGCGAGAATGAACCATTTGTTTCTGAGCTGCTCTCCAACCTTACTACAACAATTCTTGATCTTGAGCCGCACCAGATtcacactttttatgaatcg GTTGGCCACATGATTCAAGCTGAATCTGATAATACTAAGAGGGACGAATACCTCAAGAGACTGATGAGCCTTCCTAATCTG AAATGGGCTGAAATAATTGGGCAGGCAGGCCAAAGCATTGATATTCTGAAGAACCAAGATGTTATCAGATCTGTGCTGAACATCTTACAG ACAAACACAAGTGTTGCAAATTCGCTTGGACCACACTTCTTCCCACAAATTTCACTAATCTTCCTGGACATGCTGACAGTTTACAG AATGTACAGCGAGCTTGTATCAAGCACAATTGCTGAAGGAGGACCTTATGCCTCGAAGTCCTCGTTTGTAAAACTCTTGAG ATCTATCAAGAGGGAAACATTGAAGTTGATTGAGACCTTTGTGGACAAAGCCGAAGATCTACCACACCTTGGGAAGCAGTTTGTTCCTCCAATGATGGATCCTGTTCTTGGAGACTATGCTAGAAATGTCCCTGATGCGAGGGAATCTGAAGTTTTGTCCCTTTTTGCAACTATTATAAACAA GTACAAAGGTGAAATGCTTGACGATGTGCCTCGTATATTTGAAGCTGTTTTCCAGTGTACTCTCGAG ATGATTACTAAAAACTTTGAAGATTATCCTGAGCACCGCCTTAAATTTTTCTCTTTGCTTCGTGCTATTGGCACCCATTGCTTCCAAGCTTTAATTCAGCTTTCAAGTCAG CAATTGAAGCTTGTTATCGATTCAATCAATTGGGCATTTAGACATACAGAGAGAAACATTGCTGAGACTGGCCTTAGTCTGTTGCTGGAAATTCTGAAGAATTTTCAG GCTTCAGCATTCCAGAATCAGTTCTATaaaacatattttttgaatatcGAGCAAGAGATTTTCGCAGTTCTCACAGACTCATTCCATAAGCCCGGTTTCAAGCTTCATGTTTTGGTGCTACAGCACTTGTTTTGTGTG GTTGATGGTCTAACTGAGCCTCTATGGGATGCTTCCTCAGTACCATACCAATATACTGATAATGCTATGTTCGTTCGAGACTATACTGTAAAACTTCTTGGAGCATCATTTCCTAACATTGCGCCTGCTGAG GTGACCAAGTTTGTTGATGGGCTTCTTAGTTCGAAACATGATCTTCCAAGCTTTAAAAATCATATAAGAGACTTCCTGGTGCAGTCAAAGGAGTTCTCCGTGCAG GATAACAAGGATCTGTATGCCGAAGAGGCTGCTGTACAAAGAGAGCGGGAACGGCAACGGATGCTTGCTATTCCAGGGCTGATTGCCCCAAGCGAATTGCAAGACGAGATGTTAGATTCATAG
- the LOC100841683 gene encoding probable carbohydrate esterase At4g34215 isoform X2 gives MRCILEFRRVFFRDARADVPPSNKVVFVLAGQSNMAGRGGVTGARWDGVVPPDSAPSPSVLRLTADLRWEEAREPLHQGIDVGGGNRAVGVGPGMAFANAVLRSGRLDGAAVGLVPCAVGGTRMAEWGKGSELYGDMVRRARVAVETGGRIGAVLWYQGESDTVRWADANSYGRRMAMLVRDLRADLAMPHLLLIQVGLASGLGQYTEVVREAQKGLRLHNVRFVDAMGLPFQDGHLHLNTQAQVQLGHMLAQSYLDYGTSNKH, from the exons ATGAGATGCATCCTGGAGTTCAG ACGTG TGTTCTTCCGGGATGCGCGGGCGGACGTGCCGCCGTCGAACAAGGTGGTGTTCGTGCTGGCGGGGCAGTCCAACAtggccggccgcggcggggtgACCGGCGCGCGCTGGGACGGGGTCGTGCCGCCGGACAGCGCCCCGTCCCCCTCCGTCCTCCGCCTCACTGCCGACCTCCGCTGGGAGGAGGCCCGTGAGCCGCTGCACCAGGGGatcgacgtcggcggcggcaaccgcgCCGTCGGGGTCGGCCCCGGGATGGCCTTCGCCAACGCCGTTCTCCGCTCCGGCCGCCtcgacggcgcggcggtcgGGCTCGTCCCTTGCGCCGTCGGGGGCACGCGGATGGCGGAGTGGGGGAAAGGGTCGGAGCTCTACGGCGACATGGTGCGGCGCGCCAGGGTCGCCGTGGAGACCGGGGGACGGATCGGGGCCGTGCTCTGGTACCAGGGGGAGAGCGACACCGTGCGGTGGGCTGATGCCAATTCTTACGGCCGCCGGATGGCCATGCTCGTCCGCGACCTCCGCGCCGATCTCGCCATgccgcacctcctcctcatccag GTTGGTCTCGCATCTGGGCTTGGGCAGTACACTGAGGTCGTAAGAGAAGCTCAGAAAGGATTGAGGCTTCACAACGTGAGGTTTGTCGATGCAATGGGGCTGCCGTTCCAGGATGGCCATCTGCATCTTAACACCCAGGCTCAAGTCCAGCTTGGACACATGTTGGCCCAATCCTATTTGGATTATGGTACATCCAACAAACACTAG
- the LOC100843713 gene encoding cytokinin riboside 5'-monophosphate phosphoribohydrolase LOG7 translates to MEEDQAVPSTTAAAALLMSKPAPVPVPVAASNKKAKTAPLSSSSRFRRVCVFCGSSPGKKAAYQAAAVQLGQQLVDRGIGLVYGGGSVGLMGLVSRAVHNAGGHVTGVVPKAVLPRELIGDTPGELKSVPGMHARKAEMARRSDAFIALPGGYGTLEELLEAITWAQLGIHRKPVGLLNVEGYYDSLLAFVDGAVAEGFIAPAARRIIVSAATPAELLAELEAYAPVDDGDGAVKLTWEEHYSPSASPNSDISR, encoded by the exons ATGGAGGAGGATCAGGCCGTGccgtcgacgacggcggcggcggcgttgctgATGTCGAAGCccgcgccggtgccggtgccggtggcggcgagcaACAAGAAGGCGAAGACGGCTCCTTTGTCGTCGTCATCGCGGTTCAGGCGCGTGTGCGTGTTCTGCGGGAGCAGCCCTGGGAAGAAGGCGGCTTaccaggccgccgccgtgcagCTGGGCCAGCAGCTCGTGGACCGCGGCATCGGCCTCGtctacggcggcggcagcgtgggCCTCATGGGCCTCGTCTCCCGCGCCGTCCACAATGCCGGCGGCCACGTCACAGG GGTGGTGCCGAAGGCGGTGCTACCGCGGGAGCTGATCGGCGACACACCAGGAGAGCTCAAGTCGGTGCCGGGGATGCACGCTCGGAAGGCGGAGATGGCGCGGCGGTCGGACGCCTTCATCGCGCTCCCCGGCGGGTACGGGACGCTGGAGGAGCTCCTGGAGGCCATCACCTGGGCGCAGCTGGGGATCCACCGGAAGCCCGTGGGCCTCCTCAACGTCGAGGGCTACTACGACTCGCTGCTGGCCTTcgtcgacggcgccgtcgCAGAAGGGTTCatcgcgcccgccgcccgccgcatcatcgtctccgccgccacccccgccGAGCTGCTGGCCGAGCTCGAGGCCTACGCGCCCGTCGACGATGGAGACGGAGCGGTTAAGCTGACGTGGGAGGAGCACTACTCGCCGTCAGCGTCGCCCAATTCGGACATCTCACGCTAG
- the LOC100825655 gene encoding uncharacterized protein LOC100825655 produces the protein MESSGGVAEEKAMAATASKKVCRRCKGTFSPLENTPLSCRFHPSFFVCRRHDDQKRYYELKDGDPPYAAKFYDCCGAEDPDAPGCATDLHRSYDDDLD, from the exons ATGGAGTCGtccggcggcgtggcggaggagaaagccatggcggcgacggcgtcgaAGAAGGTGTGCCGGCGGTGCAAGGGGACGTTCTCCCCGTTGGAGAACACGCCGCTCTCCTGCAGGTTCCACCCGTCCTTCTTCGTCTGCCGCCGCCACGACGACCAGAAGAG GTACTACGAGCTCAAAGACGGCGACCCGCCGTACGCCGCCAAGTTCTACGACTGCTGCGGCGCCGAGGACCCCGACGCGCCCGGATGCGCCACCGATCTCCACCGCTCCTACGACGACGACCTCGACTAG
- the LOC104582482 gene encoding probable carbohydrate esterase At4g34215, producing MAMLHRVLLLLALMVAAASGTGEKKTPTLVFILAGQSNMGGRGGATVGGKWDGIVPQECNPSPRVLRLSPGLRWEEAREPLHAGVDVGNVLGVGPGMPFAHAVLRSPRAAPHGSGAVVGLVPCAQGGTPIANWSRGSDLYGRMITRTRAAMAETSGHGKLAAMLWFQGETDTIRREDALVYAGRMEALVRDVRRDLAMPDLLVIQVGIATGQGKFVDLVRKAQREVKLPNLKYVDAMGLPIASDFTHLTTPAQVRLGKMLADAYLATL from the exons ATGGCAATGCTCCATCGAGTACTGCTTCTGCTCGCGCTCATGGTGGCGGCCGCGTCTGGCACCGGcgagaagaagacgccgacgCTGGTGTTCATCCTGGCAGGGCAGTCCAACatgggcggccgcggcggcgccacggTCGGCGGCAAGTGGGACGGCATCGTGCCCCAAGAATGCAACCCTTCCCCGCGCGTGCTCCGCCTCTCCCCGGGTCTCCGCTGGGAGGAAGCCCGCGAGCCGCTGCACGCCGGCGTGGACGTCGGCAACGTGCTGGGCGTCGGCCCCGGCATGCCGTTCGCGCACGCCGTGCTGCgctccccgcgcgccgccccgcacGGGAGCGGCGCCGTGGTCGGGCTCGTCCCCTGCGCGCAGGGCGGCACCCCGATTGCGAACTGGTCCCGCGGGAGCGACCTCTATGGGCGCATGATTACGCGCACCAGGGCCGCCATGGCTGAGACCTCCGGCCATGGGAAGCTCGCCGCCATGCTCTGGTTCCAGGGCGAGACGGACACTATCAGGCGCGAGGACGCGCTCGTGTATGCCGGACGCATGGAGGCCCTGGTTCGTGACGTCCGCCGTGACCTCGCCATGCCCGACCTCCTCGTCATCCAG GTTGGGATTGCGACGGGGCAGGGCAAGTTCGTGGATCTGGTGAGGAAAGCGCAGAGGGAAGTGAAGCTGCCGAACCTCAAGTATGTGGACGCCATGGGACTCCCCATCGCCAGCGACTTCACGCATCTCACCACGCCGGCGCAGGTCCGCCTTGGCAAGATGCTCGCCGACGCCTACTTGGCCACGCTCTGA